One window of Prionailurus bengalensis isolate Pbe53 chromosome B1, Fcat_Pben_1.1_paternal_pri, whole genome shotgun sequence genomic DNA carries:
- the STBD1 gene encoding starch-binding domain-containing protein 1: MGAVWSALLVGGGLAGAIFVWLLRDAGNESDAERNAPQGEAAAPGSDQGGGGGPSPVPSRRELVTKAEHLQESNGCLVSETKGHGNLQEATWRQQSPSGKDGDCDSSREHVPSGQFPDTESLATSGTGDSRGSSAVSRSERLQSPLAEWGFQKGQETLAKAAPCFAEKLYSSNLVVDRGKEVSLAELSSQDRADNEDWEMVSRHSSWGDVGLGGGLEAPGLSPNQGMDCGRSTLMEPRGQEMDVTRKKGVAMSSESQQVSIRFQVHYVTSTGGQFIAVTGDHESLGRWNTYIPLQYSKDGFWSHSVSLPADTVVEWKFVVVDNGKITRWEECSNRFLETGREDKVVQKRWGIQ; this comes from the exons ATGGGCGCCGTCTGGTCGGCCCTGCTGGTCGGAGGGGGCCTGGCCGGAGCGATTTTCGTTTGGCTGCTGCGGGACGCGGGGAATGAGAGCGACGCGGAGCGGAACGCCCCTCAGGGGGAGGCTGCGGCTCCGGGAAGCGATCAGGGTGGCGGCGGGGGACCGAGCCCTGTACCTTCCAGGCGGGAGCTGGTCACCAAAGCAG aGCATCTTCAAGAAAGCAATGGATGTTTGGTTTCAGAGACCAAAGGCCATGGTAACCTGCAGGAAGCAACATGGAGACAGCAGAGTCCTTCTGGAAAAGACGGTGATTGTGACAGTTCGAGAGAGCATGTTCCTTCTGGACAGTTTCCAGACACAGAATCTCTAGCTACATCTGGGACTGGTGACTCTAGGGGTTCCTCTGCAGTTTCAAGAAGTGAAAGGCTTCAGTCTCCTCTGGCAGAATGGGGATTCCAGAAAGGACAAGAGACACTCGCTAAAGCAGCTCCGTGTTTTGCCGAAAAGTTGTATTCTAGCAACCTGGTCGTTGACAGAGGGAAAGAAGTGAGCCTTGCCGAGTTGAGCAGTCAGGACCGGGCTGACAATGAGGACTGGGAAATGGTGTCCAGGCACTCCTCTTGGGGAGATGTTGGTTTGGGTGGCGGTCTTGAGGCTCCAGGGTTAAGCCCAAACCAGGGAATGGACTGTGGCAGAAGCACTCTTATGGAACCAAGAGGTCAGGAAATGGATGTGACACGCAAAAAGGGGGTAGCAATGTCTTCAGAGTCTCAGCAAGTTAGTATCAGGTTCCAGGTCCATTATGTCACAAGCACTGGTGGGCAATTCATTGCAGTAACTGGAGACCATGAGAGCCTTGGGAGGTGGAACACTTACATCCCACTCCAGTATAGCAAGGACGGGTTCTGGTCTCACTCTGTGTCCCTGCCAGCAGATACAGTGGTGGAATGGAAGTTTGTAGTGGTAGACAACGGGAAAATTACCCGCTGGGAAGAATGCAGCAATAGGTTCCTGGAGACTGGCCGTGAGGATAAAGTGGTACAAAAGCGGTGGGGGATTCAGTGA